In Entomomonas moraniae, one DNA window encodes the following:
- a CDS encoding FUSC family protein: MTKEHTILNNLTKLVTWGKTARALGIALGTVLPWIIGSLCNQSQNGSIISFGSYLLVSTFIFLPKDHTFKILCLSAIIFSLFATVGIFTTLGSPFFFIFALFAAATQCISELRNNHLRMPFALATLGYFLSINQIPEDGPFFYALFFSVGCIWGIFITYFGFTKETKPLHTNKIDLKNNPEQQRFTISIAITTLLGGIIACFSPGTHPCWLPAAALRVIKPTQEQTIYRIKTRITGSLLGAAAGGILLGLSPIPWLHILLVCLVMFIMQIATAKRYGIWTFCLTAVALAFNFPATGDIFLMATDRVLLTAGGILIALTVLLILPNEPKTKEDSTSYPL; encoded by the coding sequence ATGACTAAGGAACATACGATCTTAAATAATCTCACTAAACTTGTCACATGGGGAAAAACTGCTCGAGCACTGGGTATAGCCCTTGGTACGGTGCTCCCTTGGATAATAGGATCACTCTGTAACCAAAGTCAAAATGGTTCTATCATCTCTTTTGGTAGTTACCTACTGGTCAGTACCTTCATTTTCTTACCTAAAGACCATACCTTTAAAATATTATGCTTATCCGCTATTATTTTTAGTCTGTTTGCTACTGTTGGCATATTTACCACTCTCGGCTCACCTTTCTTTTTTATCTTTGCTCTATTTGCCGCCGCCACACAATGCATCAGCGAACTACGTAACAACCATCTGCGTATGCCTTTTGCATTAGCAACACTAGGCTACTTCTTATCCATCAATCAAATTCCTGAAGATGGCCCCTTCTTCTATGCACTCTTTTTCAGTGTGGGTTGTATCTGGGGGATATTTATCACCTATTTTGGATTTACCAAAGAAACTAAGCCACTACACACGAACAAGATTGACCTTAAAAATAACCCCGAACAGCAACGGTTTACTATCAGTATCGCTATAACAACACTGCTAGGTGGTATTATCGCTTGTTTTAGCCCCGGAACACATCCCTGCTGGCTACCTGCGGCTGCACTTAGGGTCATAAAACCTACGCAAGAACAAACGATTTACCGTATAAAAACACGTATTACAGGAAGCTTATTGGGTGCAGCAGCAGGTGGTATATTACTAGGATTATCACCTATTCCATGGCTACACATACTTCTTGTTTGCTTAGTCATGTTTATAATGCAAATTGCGACAGCTAAACGCTATGGTATTTGGACATTCTGCTTAACCGCTGTTGCATTAGCCTTTAACTTCCCGGCAACAGGTGATATTTTTTTAATGGCGACTGATCGCGTTTTACTAACGGCAGGGGGGATTTTGATTGCCTTAACGGTATTATTAATTCTGCCTAACGAGCCGAAAACCAAAGAGGATAGCACCAGCTATCCTCTTTAA
- the panS gene encoding ketopantoate/pantoate/pantothenate transporter PanS, with protein sequence MLSRICKLFPLWAVGVAIAAYYIPSVFLPFKPWISYLLMFVMFTMGVSLSVADFKYVFAKPKAVIVCTVLHYVVMPLAALILAKLFNMSTDLVVGMVLVGSVSSGTASNVIIYLAKGNVALSVTISSVSTLVGVVVTPLLTLLLVGHAVKVDAWSMFEHIVLIVLVPISLGLVVHYLFNNAVKKIEPILPFFSMCCVVLLIGVVVAASQNQIANVGIVIMVAIVLHNAIGLLGGYWGGKLFGFDESTCRTMAIEVGMQNSALAATLGQAFSPLSSLPGAIFSVWHNISGSLLASYWQRKPAKKNKQEIR encoded by the coding sequence GTTATTTCCCCTATGGGCAGTAGGTGTTGCTATTGCTGCTTATTATATTCCAAGCGTTTTTCTACCTTTTAAGCCGTGGATTAGTTATTTATTGATGTTTGTGATGTTTACTATGGGGGTTTCGCTAAGTGTTGCAGATTTTAAATATGTTTTTGCTAAGCCAAAAGCAGTGATTGTTTGTACTGTTTTGCATTATGTGGTGATGCCATTGGCGGCTTTAATTTTAGCCAAGTTATTTAATATGTCGACTGATTTAGTAGTGGGCATGGTACTTGTCGGTAGTGTTTCGAGTGGTACAGCTTCTAATGTTATTATTTATTTAGCAAAAGGGAATGTGGCATTGTCAGTAACGATTTCATCGGTTTCCACATTGGTTGGCGTGGTTGTTACGCCATTGTTAACATTGTTGTTGGTTGGACATGCCGTTAAAGTTGATGCATGGTCCATGTTTGAGCACATTGTATTGATTGTGCTTGTACCCATTTCTTTGGGATTGGTGGTGCATTATTTATTTAATAATGCCGTGAAGAAGATAGAACCTATTTTACCTTTCTTTTCGATGTGTTGTGTTGTATTGCTCATCGGTGTAGTTGTGGCTGCAAGTCAAAATCAGATTGCTAATGTAGGCATTGTGATTATGGTTGCAATTGTCTTGCATAATGCCATAGGTTTATTGGGTGGTTATTGGGGCGGAAAGTTGTTTGGTTTTGATGAGTCTACTTGTCGAACTATGGCTATTGAGGTGGGGATGCAGAACTCTGCTTTAGCCGCAACCTTGGGACAAGCTTTTTCACCTTTGTCTTCTTTACCAGGGGCCATTTTTTCTGTTTGGCACAATATTTCAGGTTCTTTATTAGCGAGCTATTGGCAAAGGAAACCTGCAAAGAAAAATAAACAAGAAATAAGGTAA